A window from Pseudomonas moraviensis encodes these proteins:
- a CDS encoding RtcB family protein, with the protein MKDQSYQLLEVANGKPIKLWTEGVPVENEARAQLMNTAKMPFIFKHLAVMPDVHLGKGSTIGSVIPTVGAIIPAAVGVDIGCGMIAARTSLTAADLPDNLHGLRSAIEQAVPHGRSLSRSRRDKGAWDEIPQQADQAWAGLQPRFKLITDKYPKLAHTNNRGHLGTLGSGNHFIEVCLDEANRVWFMLHSGSRGVGNAIGNLFIQMAQADMRQHIANLPDRDLAYFEEGSRHFDDYVEAVGWAQDFARQNRELMMCAVIQATRQIIRKPFEVALEAVNCHHNYVQKERHFGHDVLITRKGAVSAKKGELGIIPGSMGAKSFIVRGLGNQESFSSCSHGAGRTMSRTKAKSTFTVADQIRATAHVECRKDEAVIDEIPMAYKDIDKVMHAQRELVEVLHTLRQVVCVKG; encoded by the coding sequence ATGAAAGATCAGAGCTACCAGCTTCTAGAAGTCGCCAACGGCAAACCAATCAAACTGTGGACCGAAGGCGTCCCGGTTGAAAACGAAGCCCGCGCACAGTTGATGAACACGGCGAAAATGCCATTCATCTTCAAGCATCTGGCGGTGATGCCCGATGTGCACCTGGGCAAGGGATCAACCATCGGCAGCGTAATTCCAACGGTTGGCGCGATCATTCCGGCTGCCGTGGGCGTCGACATTGGTTGCGGCATGATCGCTGCGCGCACGTCGCTGACCGCAGCCGATTTGCCTGACAACCTGCACGGGTTGCGCAGTGCCATTGAACAGGCGGTTCCCCATGGCCGCAGTTTGAGTCGTTCGCGGCGAGACAAAGGCGCTTGGGACGAGATTCCGCAGCAAGCCGATCAGGCTTGGGCGGGCTTGCAGCCGCGCTTCAAATTGATCACCGACAAGTATCCGAAACTGGCCCACACCAACAACCGTGGGCACTTGGGAACTCTCGGCAGCGGCAACCACTTCATCGAAGTGTGCCTGGATGAAGCCAACCGGGTGTGGTTCATGTTGCACAGTGGTTCGCGTGGTGTCGGCAACGCCATCGGCAACCTGTTCATCCAGATGGCCCAAGCAGATATGCGTCAGCACATCGCCAACCTGCCGGACCGTGACCTGGCCTATTTCGAAGAAGGCAGCCGACATTTTGATGACTATGTGGAGGCGGTGGGCTGGGCGCAGGATTTCGCCAGACAGAACCGCGAACTGATGATGTGCGCGGTGATCCAGGCCACGCGGCAGATTATCCGCAAGCCGTTTGAAGTCGCGCTGGAGGCGGTCAACTGTCATCACAACTACGTGCAGAAGGAGCGGCATTTTGGTCATGACGTACTGATCACGCGCAAGGGCGCGGTGTCGGCGAAGAAAGGTGAACTGGGGATTATTCCGGGCTCGATGGGCGCGAAGAGCTTCATTGTGCGCGGTCTCGGCAATCAAGAATCGTTCAGTTCCTGCAGCCACGGCGCCGGACGCACCATGAGTCGCACCAAGGCCAAGAGCACATTCACTGTCGCCGATCAGATTCGTGCCACCGCCCACGTGGAGTGCCGCAAGGACGAAGCGGTCATCGACGAGATTCCGATGGCCTACAAGGACATCGACAAAGTCATGCACGCCCAGCGCGAGCTGGTGGAAGTGCTGCACACCTTGCGTCAAGTGGTGTGCGTCAAAGGATAA
- the rtcR gene encoding RNA repair transcriptional activator RtcR: MSSKRTVAIGFIGATLDRVNKAGNRWRHWRPTVGLCQQTDLPIHRLELIHGLDARDVSLAERITVDIQQTSPGTEVRLHPMSLRDPWDFEEVYGALHDFTTAYSFDTETEDYLVHITTGTHVAQICWFLLTEARYLPARLIQTSPAKRNSDNEPACGTHALIDLDLSRYDRIASRFASKRLEGLEFLKSGIATRNAAFNRSIEQIERVAVRSRAPMLLIGPTGAGKSFLARRIYELKRNRHQMQGRFVEVNCATLRGDGAMSALFGHVKGAFTGAQNAREGLLRAANGGMLFLDEIGELGADEQAMLLKAIEEKRFFPLGSDKEVESDFLIIAGTHRDLRSRVAEGMFREDLYARINLWTFDLPGLAGRREDIEPNIDFELERHAREHGQRVRFNLEARRRYLDFASSREAAWLGNFRELSASITRMATLADSGRIDEEQVDDEIDRLRYAWGLAQPTAVSDELPGDGEKMDLFDRLQLKAVLEVCRQANSLSDAGRQLFGVSRQAKAQPNDADRLRKYLGRFGLEWAEIAGTK; the protein is encoded by the coding sequence ATGTCCAGCAAACGCACGGTCGCCATCGGATTTATCGGAGCCACCCTCGATCGCGTCAACAAAGCTGGCAACCGCTGGCGTCACTGGCGCCCCACAGTAGGCCTGTGCCAGCAAACAGATCTGCCGATTCATCGACTTGAACTGATCCACGGCCTCGATGCCCGCGACGTGAGCCTCGCGGAGCGCATTACTGTTGATATTCAGCAGACATCTCCAGGCACCGAAGTGCGCCTGCATCCAATGTCGCTGCGCGATCCCTGGGATTTCGAGGAGGTCTACGGCGCCCTGCACGATTTCACCACTGCTTACAGCTTCGACACTGAGACCGAGGATTACCTTGTACACATCACCACCGGCACCCACGTCGCGCAGATCTGCTGGTTCCTGCTCACCGAAGCGCGCTATCTGCCGGCCAGACTGATCCAGACCTCCCCCGCCAAGCGCAACAGCGATAACGAGCCCGCCTGCGGCACCCATGCGCTGATCGATCTCGACCTGTCGCGCTATGATCGCATCGCCTCACGCTTCGCCAGCAAGCGCCTCGAAGGCCTGGAGTTTTTAAAGTCCGGTATCGCCACGCGCAACGCTGCATTTAACCGCTCCATTGAGCAGATCGAGCGCGTAGCGGTGCGCTCCAGAGCACCGATGTTGCTGATTGGCCCGACCGGCGCCGGCAAATCCTTCCTGGCCCGACGCATCTACGAACTCAAACGCAATCGCCATCAGATGCAAGGACGCTTTGTCGAAGTCAATTGCGCCACCCTGCGGGGCGACGGCGCAATGTCTGCCTTGTTTGGTCACGTCAAAGGTGCCTTCACCGGGGCACAGAACGCTCGCGAAGGCCTGCTGCGCGCTGCCAATGGTGGAATGTTGTTTCTCGACGAGATCGGCGAGCTTGGCGCAGACGAACAAGCAATGCTGTTGAAGGCCATCGAAGAGAAACGCTTCTTCCCGCTGGGTTCGGACAAGGAAGTGGAGAGTGATTTCCTGATCATCGCCGGCACCCATCGCGACTTGCGCAGCCGAGTCGCCGAGGGAATGTTTCGCGAAGACCTGTACGCTCGGATCAACCTGTGGACGTTCGACCTGCCCGGCCTCGCCGGCCGCCGCGAAGATATCGAGCCGAACATCGACTTCGAACTGGAACGCCACGCTCGCGAACATGGACAACGGGTGCGTTTCAATCTCGAAGCGCGCCGACGCTACCTGGACTTCGCCAGCTCACGCGAAGCAGCCTGGCTGGGCAACTTTCGCGAACTGTCCGCATCGATCACGCGGATGGCGACTTTGGCCGACAGCGGGCGCATCGATGAAGAGCAGGTAGACGATGAGATTGATCGATTACGGTATGCGTGGGGCCTGGCGCAACCCACTGCGGTGTCAGACGAGTTGCCGGGAGATGGCGAGAAGATGGACTTGTTCGACCGTTTGCAACTGAAGGCAGTTCTTGAGGTGTGCCGACAGGCAAATAGTCTGTCGGATGCCGGTCGACAGCTGTTCGGTGTTTCCCGGCAGGCCAAGGCTCAGCCCAATGATGCTGATCGGCTGAGGAAGTATTTGGGGCGCTTCGGGCTTGAGTGGGCTGAGATCGCAGGCACGAAGTGA
- a CDS encoding MerR family transcriptional regulator, whose product MLEPSHNDELPVIPGKRYFTIGEVSELCAVKPHVLRYWEQEFPQLNPVKRRGNRRYYQRQDVLMIRQIRALLYDQGFTIGGARLRLSGDEAKDDTTQYKQMIRQMIAELEDVLVVLKK is encoded by the coding sequence ATGCTGGAACCAAGTCATAACGACGAACTACCCGTCATCCCGGGCAAACGCTACTTCACCATCGGTGAAGTCAGCGAGCTGTGTGCCGTAAAGCCACACGTGCTGCGCTATTGGGAGCAGGAGTTTCCTCAGCTCAACCCCGTCAAACGCCGCGGAAACCGCCGGTATTATCAGCGCCAGGACGTGCTGATGATCCGGCAGATCCGCGCGCTCCTTTACGATCAGGGTTTCACCATCGGCGGCGCGCGTCTGCGCCTCTCCGGCGACGAAGCCAAAGACGACACCACCCAGTACAAACAGATGATTCGGCAGATGATTGCCGAACTGGAAGATGTGCTTGTGGTGCTCAAGAAATAA
- the ihfA gene encoding integration host factor subunit alpha produces the protein MGALTKAEMAERLYEELGLNKREAKELVELFFEEIRHALEDNEQVKLSGFGNFDLRDKRQRPGRNPKTGEEIPITARRVVTFRPGQKLKARVEAYAGTKS, from the coding sequence ATGGGGGCTTTGACGAAAGCTGAGATGGCGGAACGTCTGTATGAAGAGCTGGGCCTGAACAAGCGGGAAGCCAAGGAATTGGTTGAACTGTTTTTCGAGGAAATCAGGCACGCTCTTGAAGACAACGAGCAGGTCAAATTGTCCGGTTTCGGCAATTTCGACCTTCGGGACAAGCGCCAGCGGCCTGGCCGCAACCCGAAAACGGGGGAAGAAATCCCGATCACGGCTCGCCGTGTGGTCACCTTTCGTCCAGGGCAGAAGTTGAAGGCCCGAGTTGAGGCTTATGCTGGAACCAAGTCATAA
- the pheT gene encoding phenylalanine--tRNA ligase subunit beta, which translates to MKFSEQWLRGWVSPQVDRDELVARLSMAGLEVDSVTPAAGVFSGVVVGEVLSTEQHPDADKLRVCQVSNGAETFQVVCGAPNVRPGLKIPFAMIGAELPGDFKIKKAKLRGVESNGMLCSQAELQVGEGNDGLMELPADAPVGEDFRVYLDLEDASIEVDLTPNRGDCLSLAGLAREVGALYAVPVSRPAVAAVAAVHDEVRSVEVLAPAACPRYLGRVIRNVDLSKPTPLWMVERLRRADVRSIDAAVDITNYVMLELGQPLHAFDLAEINGGIRVRMAEEGERLVLLDGQEVSLRSDTLVIADHTRALAIAGVMGGEHSGVSATTRDVFLESAFFDQIAVAGKARSYGLHTDASHRYERGVDWQLAREAMERATGLLLEITGGEAGPIIEAVSEQHLPSIAPITLRAQRITQMLGMEMDSAQVERLLSALGLNITADGEGQWRVEVPSHRFDISLEVDLIEELARLYGYNRLPVRYPQARLAPQAKAEARSDLPELRRLLVARGYQEAITYSFIDPKQFELFNPGVEPLLLANPISNDMAAMRSSLWPGLVKALQHNLNRQQDRVRLFESGLRFVGQLEGLKQEPMLSGVVCGSRLPEGWAQGRDTVDFFDVKADVEAVLGFAGALDSFTFAPGKHPALHPGQTARIERDGREVGFIGAIHPELSKTLGLDRPVFVFELVLAEVALGKMPKFHELSRFPEVRRDLALIAHKDVAASAVLDVIRENAGEWLTELRLFDVYQGKGIDPDRKSLAVGLTWQHPSRTLNDDEVNSTTQNILTSLEQRLNATLRK; encoded by the coding sequence ATGAAATTCAGTGAACAATGGCTGCGTGGCTGGGTTAGCCCGCAGGTAGATCGCGACGAGCTGGTTGCCCGTCTGTCGATGGCCGGTCTTGAGGTCGATAGTGTTACTCCGGCCGCCGGTGTATTCAGTGGTGTCGTGGTGGGCGAGGTGCTGAGCACTGAGCAGCACCCGGACGCCGACAAGTTGCGTGTGTGCCAGGTCAGCAATGGCGCGGAAACCTTTCAGGTCGTGTGCGGAGCGCCAAATGTGCGCCCGGGCCTGAAGATTCCGTTCGCCATGATCGGCGCAGAACTGCCGGGCGACTTCAAGATCAAGAAAGCCAAGCTGCGCGGCGTCGAGTCCAACGGCATGCTGTGCTCGCAAGCCGAGTTGCAGGTCGGTGAAGGCAACGACGGTCTGATGGAGCTGCCGGCCGACGCGCCAGTAGGCGAAGACTTCCGTGTGTACCTGGATCTGGAAGACGCCAGCATCGAGGTCGACCTGACCCCGAACCGCGGCGATTGCCTGTCCCTGGCCGGTCTGGCCCGTGAAGTCGGCGCGCTGTACGCCGTGCCGGTAAGCCGCCCTGCGGTGGCTGCGGTTGCAGCGGTGCACGACGAAGTGCGTTCGGTTGAGGTGCTGGCGCCAGCCGCCTGTCCACGTTACTTGGGGCGGGTCATCCGCAACGTCGATCTGTCGAAGCCAACCCCGCTGTGGATGGTTGAGCGTCTGCGTCGCGCTGACGTACGCAGCATCGACGCTGCGGTCGACATCACCAACTACGTGATGCTCGAACTGGGTCAGCCGCTACACGCCTTCGATCTCGCCGAAATCAATGGCGGCATTCGTGTGCGCATGGCGGAAGAGGGCGAGAGGCTGGTGCTGCTCGACGGTCAGGAAGTCAGCCTGCGTAGCGATACGCTGGTGATCGCCGACCACACTCGTGCACTGGCGATCGCTGGTGTCATGGGTGGCGAGCACAGCGGCGTTTCCGCAACCACGCGTGATGTGTTCCTCGAATCTGCGTTCTTCGATCAGATTGCAGTGGCTGGCAAGGCACGTTCCTACGGCCTGCACACCGACGCGTCGCATCGTTACGAGCGCGGGGTTGACTGGCAGCTGGCCCGTGAGGCCATGGAGCGCGCCACTGGCCTGCTGCTGGAGATCACCGGCGGCGAAGCTGGCCCAATCATCGAGGCCGTCAGCGAGCAACATCTGCCGTCGATCGCGCCGATTACTCTGCGTGCCCAGCGCATCACTCAGATGCTCGGCATGGAAATGGATTCGGCACAGGTCGAGCGTCTGCTCAGCGCCCTGGGCCTGAACATTACCGCTGACGGAGAAGGGCAGTGGCGCGTCGAAGTGCCAAGCCATCGCTTCGATATCAGTCTCGAAGTCGACCTGATCGAAGAGCTGGCTCGTCTGTACGGCTACAATCGTCTGCCGGTTCGCTACCCGCAAGCGCGTCTTGCGCCACAAGCCAAGGCCGAAGCGCGTAGCGATCTGCCTGAGCTGCGCCGGTTGCTGGTCGCCCGTGGTTATCAGGAAGCGATCACCTACAGCTTCATCGATCCGAAGCAGTTCGAGCTGTTCAATCCAGGCGTCGAGCCGCTTTTGCTGGCCAATCCGATCTCCAACGACATGGCTGCCATGCGTTCGTCGCTGTGGCCAGGTCTGGTCAAGGCTCTGCAGCACAACCTCAACCGCCAGCAGGACCGTGTGCGTCTGTTCGAGAGCGGCCTGCGCTTCGTCGGTCAGCTTGAAGGCTTGAAGCAGGAGCCGATGCTATCCGGGGTTGTCTGCGGTAGCCGCTTGCCGGAAGGCTGGGCGCAGGGTCGCGACACCGTCGACTTCTTCGATGTGAAGGCCGATGTTGAAGCGGTACTGGGTTTCGCCGGTGCTCTGGACTCGTTCACCTTCGCACCGGGCAAACACCCGGCGCTGCATCCGGGTCAGACTGCGCGCATCGAGCGTGACGGTCGTGAAGTAGGCTTTATCGGTGCTATTCACCCTGAGCTGTCGAAAACACTGGGTCTGGATCGTCCGGTATTTGTCTTCGAGCTGGTTCTGGCGGAAGTGGCGCTCGGTAAAATGCCGAAATTCCATGAGTTGTCGCGCTTTCCTGAAGTGCGTCGTGACCTTGCACTGATCGCGCACAAAGACGTCGCGGCCTCGGCTGTGCTGGACGTAATCCGTGAAAATGCAGGCGAATGGCTCACAGAGCTCAGGCTGTTTGACGTGTATCAGGGTAAAGGTATTGATCCTGATAGAAAAAGCCTTGCAGTCGGCTTGACCTGGCAGCATCCATCGCGCACTCTTAATGACGATGAGGTGAATTCGACGACGCAAAATATCCTCACCTCGCTCGAACAAAGGTTGAACGCCACGTTAAGGAAGTGA
- the pheS gene encoding phenylalanine--tRNA ligase subunit alpha has translation MENLDALVSQALEAVQSAEDINALEQIRVQYLGKKGELTQVMKTLGNLPAEERPQVGALINVAKERVTGVLNARMALFEEAELAAKLSAESIDVTLPGRGQTSGGLHPVTRTLERVEQFFTRIGYGIAEGPEVEDDYHNFEALNIPGHHPARSMHDTFYFNANMLLRTHTSPVQVRTMESKQPPIRIVCPGRVYRSDSDITHSPMFHQVEGLLVDRDINFADLKGTIEEFLRVFFEKELAVRFRPSYFPFTEPSAEVDMECVMCSGKGCRVCKQTGWLEVMGCGMVHPNVLRMSGIDPEEFSGFAFGMGVERLAMLRYGVNDLRLFFDNDLRFLAQFR, from the coding sequence ATGGAAAACCTGGATGCGCTGGTCTCTCAAGCACTAGAGGCTGTGCAAAGCGCTGAAGATATCAATGCCCTGGAGCAAATCCGGGTTCAATACCTTGGCAAGAAGGGCGAATTGACTCAGGTGATGAAGACCCTGGGGAATCTGCCGGCCGAAGAGCGTCCGCAAGTCGGTGCGCTGATCAACGTTGCCAAGGAACGTGTTACAGGCGTTCTCAATGCGCGCATGGCCCTGTTTGAAGAAGCCGAACTGGCTGCCAAACTGTCCGCCGAATCCATCGACGTGACATTGCCGGGCCGTGGCCAGACCTCTGGTGGTCTGCATCCGGTCACCCGGACTCTGGAGCGTGTCGAGCAGTTCTTCACCCGCATCGGCTACGGCATCGCCGAAGGCCCAGAGGTTGAAGACGACTATCACAACTTCGAAGCGCTCAACATCCCAGGCCATCACCCGGCCCGGTCGATGCATGACACCTTCTATTTCAATGCCAACATGTTGCTGCGCACCCATACCTCGCCGGTACAGGTCCGCACCATGGAATCGAAGCAGCCGCCGATCCGCATCGTCTGCCCTGGCCGCGTATATCGCAGCGACTCCGATATCACCCATTCGCCGATGTTCCACCAGGTCGAAGGCCTGCTGGTTGATCGCGATATCAATTTTGCCGATCTCAAAGGCACCATCGAAGAATTCCTGCGGGTGTTCTTCGAGAAAGAACTGGCCGTACGTTTCCGTCCTTCGTACTTCCCGTTCACCGAGCCATCCGCCGAAGTCGATATGGAATGCGTGATGTGCAGCGGTAAAGGCTGCCGCGTCTGCAAGCAGACCGGCTGGCTGGAAGTGATGGGCTGCGGCATGGTTCACCCGAACGTGCTGCGCATGTCCGGCATCGACCCGGAAGAATTCTCCGGCTTTGCCTTCGGCATGGGCGTCGAGCGTCTGGCCATGCTCCGTTACGGCGTGAACGACTTGCGTCTGTTCTTCGACAACGACTTGCGGTTCCTCGCGCAATTTCGCTAG
- the rplT gene encoding 50S ribosomal protein L20, giving the protein MARVKRGVIARKRHKKILKLAKGYYGARSRVFRVAKQAVIKAGQYAYRDRRQKKRQFRALWIARINAGARVNGLSYSRFIAGLKKASIEIDRKVLADLAVNEKAAFAAIVEKAKATLA; this is encoded by the coding sequence ATGGCTCGTGTAAAGCGTGGCGTCATTGCCCGTAAGCGTCACAAAAAAATTCTGAAACTTGCTAAAGGCTACTACGGCGCACGCTCCCGCGTATTCCGTGTTGCCAAGCAAGCGGTAATCAAGGCAGGCCAATACGCCTACCGTGACCGTCGTCAGAAAAAACGTCAGTTCCGCGCTCTGTGGATCGCTCGTATCAACGCTGGTGCTCGTGTTAACGGTCTGTCCTACAGCCGTTTCATCGCTGGCCTGAAAAAAGCGTCCATCGAGATCGACCGCAAGGTTCTGGCTGATCTGGCAGTGAACGAAAAAGCGGCGTTTGCTGCGATTGTCGAGAAAGCTAAAGCCACCTTGGCTTAA
- the rpmI gene encoding 50S ribosomal protein L35, producing MPKMKTKSGAAKRFLKTANGIKHKHAFKSHILTKMSTKRKRQLRGSSLLHPSDVAKVERMLRLR from the coding sequence ATGCCAAAAATGAAAACCAAAAGTGGTGCTGCCAAGCGGTTTCTGAAAACTGCTAACGGCATCAAGCACAAGCACGCTTTCAAGAGCCACATCCTGACTAAAATGTCGACCAAGCGTAAGCGTCAACTGCGCGGTAGCAGCTTGCTGCATCCGTCTGACGTGGCAAAAGTCGAGCGCATGCTGCGCCTTCGTTAA
- the infC gene encoding translation initiation factor IF-3, which yields MIIKREMRQDKRAAPKAPINENISAREVRLIGADGEQIGIVSIDEALRIAEEAKLDLVEISADAVPPVCRVMDYGKSIFEKKKQIAAAKKNQKQIQVKEIKFRPGTEEGDYQVKLRNLVRFLSDGDRAKVSLRFRGREMAHQELGMELLKRVEQDLLEYGSVEQHPKMEGRQLIMVIAPKKKK from the coding sequence ATTATTATTAAGCGTGAAATGAGACAAGATAAACGAGCTGCACCGAAAGCCCCGATCAACGAGAATATCTCGGCACGCGAGGTTCGGTTAATTGGCGCTGATGGCGAGCAGATTGGCATCGTCTCGATTGATGAAGCGCTTCGTATCGCTGAAGAAGCAAAGCTTGATCTGGTGGAAATTTCCGCAGACGCAGTCCCGCCTGTTTGCCGGGTGATGGACTACGGCAAGTCGATCTTCGAGAAGAAGAAGCAGATTGCCGCGGCGAAGAAAAACCAGAAGCAGATTCAGGTTAAAGAAATCAAGTTTCGTCCAGGGACGGAGGAAGGGGATTACCAGGTAAAACTGCGCAACCTGGTACGTTTCCTGAGTGACGGGGACAGGGCCAAGGTATCCTTGCGATTCCGCGGCCGTGAGATGGCCCACCAGGAGCTGGGGATGGAACTCCTCAAGCGGGTTGAACAAGACCTGCTCGAGTACGGTTCGGTCGAACAGCATCCTAAGATGGAAGGACGCCAGCTGATCATGGTCATCGCCCCGAAAAAGAAGAAGTAA
- the thrS gene encoding threonine--tRNA ligase — MPTITLPDGSQRSFDHPVSVAEVAASIGAGLAKATLAGKVNGQLVDASDIISSDATLQIITPKDEEGLEIIRHSCAHLVGHAVKQLYPTAKMVIGPVIDEGFYYDIAYERPFTPEDMAAIEQRMQQLIEKDYDVIKKVTPRAEVIEVFKARGEDYKLRLVEDMPNEQTMGLYYHEEYVDMCRGPHVPNTRFLKSFKLTKLSGAYWRGDAKNEQLQRVYGTAWADKKQLAAYIQRIEEAEKRDHRKIGKRLGLFHTQEESPGMVFWHPNGWTLYQVLEQYMRKIQRDNGYLEIKTPQVVDRSLWEKSGHWANYADNMFTTQSENRDYAIKPMNCPCHVQVFNQGLKSYRELPMRLAEFGACHRNEPSGALHGIMRVRAFTQDDAHIFCTEEQMQAESAAFIKLTMDVYRDFGFTEVEMKLSTRPEKRVGSDELWDRAEAALAAALDSAGLPYDLQPGEGAFYGPKIEFSLKDCLGRVWQCGTLQLDFNLPVRLGAEYVSEDNSRKHPVMLHRAILGSFERFVGILIEHYEGAFPAWLAPTQAVIMNITDKQADFVAEVEKTLNESGFRAKSDLRNEKIGFKIREHTLLKVPYLLVIGDKEVEMQTVAVRTREGADLGSMPVARFAEFLAQAVSRRGRPDSE, encoded by the coding sequence ATGCCAACTATTACTCTTCCCGACGGCAGTCAACGTTCATTCGATCACCCGGTTTCCGTAGCCGAGGTCGCCGCATCCATTGGTGCAGGCCTGGCCAAAGCCACGCTCGCCGGCAAGGTCAATGGCCAACTGGTCGACGCCAGCGACATCATCAGCAGCGACGCGACCCTGCAAATCATTACGCCAAAGGATGAAGAGGGGCTGGAGATCATTCGCCACTCTTGCGCGCACCTGGTCGGCCACGCGGTCAAGCAGCTGTACCCGACCGCGAAAATGGTCATCGGCCCGGTCATCGACGAAGGCTTCTATTACGACATCGCCTACGAGCGTCCTTTCACGCCGGAAGACATGGCGGCCATCGAACAGCGCATGCAGCAGCTGATCGAGAAGGATTACGACGTCATCAAGAAAGTCACTCCGCGCGCCGAAGTGATCGAAGTGTTCAAGGCTCGCGGCGAAGACTACAAGCTGCGCCTGGTCGAAGACATGCCGAACGAACAGACCATGGGTCTGTACTATCACGAAGAATACGTCGACATGTGCCGCGGTCCGCACGTGCCGAACACGCGCTTCCTGAAATCCTTCAAGCTGACCAAGCTGTCGGGTGCCTACTGGCGCGGCGACGCCAAGAACGAGCAATTGCAGCGCGTTTACGGCACCGCCTGGGCTGACAAGAAGCAGCTGGCAGCTTACATCCAGCGCATCGAAGAAGCCGAGAAGCGCGATCACCGCAAGATCGGCAAGCGCCTGGGCCTGTTCCACACCCAGGAAGAATCCCCGGGCATGGTGTTCTGGCACCCGAACGGCTGGACTTTGTACCAAGTGCTCGAGCAGTACATGCGCAAGATCCAGCGTGACAACGGCTACCTTGAGATCAAGACCCCTCAAGTCGTTGACCGCAGCCTGTGGGAGAAATCCGGGCACTGGGCCAACTACGCCGACAACATGTTCACCACTCAGTCGGAAAACCGCGACTACGCGATCAAGCCGATGAACTGCCCGTGCCACGTGCAGGTGTTCAATCAGGGCCTGAAGAGCTACCGCGAGTTGCCGATGCGCCTGGCCGAGTTCGGTGCCTGCCACCGTAACGAGCCGTCGGGTGCGTTGCACGGCATCATGCGCGTGCGAGCGTTCACTCAGGACGATGCGCACATCTTCTGCACCGAAGAGCAGATGCAGGCCGAGTCCGCTGCGTTCATCAAGCTGACCATGGACGTCTATCGCGATTTCGGCTTTACCGAAGTCGAGATGAAACTGTCCACTCGTCCGGAAAAACGCGTTGGTTCCGACGAACTGTGGGATCGCGCTGAGGCCGCATTGGCTGCAGCCCTTGATTCCGCTGGCTTGCCGTACGATCTGCAGCCGGGCGAGGGTGCTTTCTACGGTCCGAAGATCGAATTTTCGCTGAAAGATTGTCTCGGTCGCGTGTGGCAGTGTGGTACCTTGCAGCTCGATTTTAACCTGCCTGTCCGTTTGGGCGCTGAATACGTCTCCGAAGACAACAGCCGCAAACACCCTGTGATGCTGCACCGGGCGATCCTCGGCTCGTTCGAGCGTTTCGTCGGGATTCTGATCGAGCACTACGAAGGTGCTTTCCCTGCGTGGCTCGCGCCAACCCAGGCGGTGATCATGAATATCACTGATAAACAGGCAGATTTTGTTGCAGAGGTTGAAAAAACTCTCAACGAAAGCGGATTTCGTGCCAAGTCCGACTTGAGAAATGAAAAGATCGGCTTTAAAATCCGCGAGCATACTTTGCTCAAGGTTCCCTATCTTTTGGTTATCGGAGATAAGGAAGTCGAGATGCAGACTGTCGCTGTGCGTACTCGTGAAGGTGCTGACCTGGGCTCGATGCCCGTCGCCCGGTTCGCTGAGTTTCTCGCGCAAGCGGTTTCCCGGCGTGGTCGCCCAGATTCGGAGTAA
- a CDS encoding cold-shock protein codes for MSNRQTGTVKWFNDEKGFGFITPQGGGDDLFVHFKAIESDGFKSLKEGQTVSFVAEKGQKGMQAAQVRPE; via the coding sequence ATGTCTAATCGCCAAACCGGCACCGTTAAATGGTTCAACGATGAAAAAGGCTTCGGCTTCATCACTCCTCAAGGTGGCGGTGACGACCTGTTCGTACACTTCAAAGCTATCGAATCCGACGGTTTCAAAAGCCTGAAAGAAGGCCAGACCGTCTCTTTCGTGGCTGAGAAAGGCCAAAAGGGTATGCAAGCTGCACAGGTTCGCCCAGAGTAA
- a CDS encoding I78 family peptidase inhibitor translates to MPLKFATLGALMAAALLAGCSTTSSESAKEPVAAESGNSRCEASAAQFAVGKKASPELLDQARAKAGAQNARFLKPNDMITLEYRSDRLNLNTDNSLVVTRVNCG, encoded by the coding sequence ATGCCTTTGAAGTTCGCGACACTGGGTGCACTTATGGCCGCTGCTCTATTGGCCGGTTGCAGCACAACCTCCAGCGAGTCGGCAAAGGAGCCCGTGGCGGCTGAATCCGGAAATAGCCGCTGCGAAGCATCGGCAGCACAATTTGCCGTTGGCAAGAAAGCATCCCCTGAGCTGCTGGATCAGGCGCGTGCCAAGGCTGGAGCGCAAAATGCGCGTTTCCTCAAGCCGAACGACATGATCACGCTGGAATATCGCTCCGACCGCCTGAACCTGAACACTGACAACAGCCTGGTGGTTACCCGCGTCAACTGCGGCTGA